A window of Adhaeribacter arboris genomic DNA:
ATCATCGGTAATTAGTCAACAAAAAGAAGCTTCTGCATCGGTAGCTATCGTACCCACTAGTCCCGGTATAACTAACCCTGCAACAGCCAACAATGGTAACAATAAGGTACACCAGGTAGGAGCTCGCCAAACTTTATTTGCGATTGCCCGGCTATATAACGTAAGTACCACTGATCTTAAAAAATGGAATAATTTAACTTCCGATGATCTGCAGGAAGGGCAGACCTTAGTGGTGACTCCCCCCGGTAATAGTTCTGTAACAAGTACTCTTAATACTGTTGCTATAGCGGATAAAAATGAAGATAAAGTTGCAACCACGGTACCTGCTTCTGCTCCAACCACCAGCCCCAAGCCGGTAATTCGTCGGGAAGAAATTAAATCGGCTACCGCTTCGGTGGCAACCCGGGATAATTCCGAGGTAAAAGAAGAACGCACGGAAACCCGGTATACGGAAAATTTAAGCCGGATTTCGGAAAGCGGAATGGCAGAAGTAATGGACAAAGCAGAAGGAAATAAATACCTGGCTTTACATAAAACCGCGCCGGTGGGGACCATTTTACAGGTGAAAAATACCTTGAATAATCAAAGTGTGTACGTGCGGGTAAGTGGTAAATTACCGGAAAACAGTACCAGCGATAGAGTAATTATTCGGGTTTCAAAACGGGCTTATCAGAAATT
This region includes:
- a CDS encoding LysM peptidoglycan-binding domain-containing protein, translated to MIKGFLAAVFTCGFIQVSQAAIPAVVDSVGTVVKNGKTFTVHKVAPKETIYALARRYGISVTQVQQANPGVTSLVVGQTVFVPSRGKANSAESTSSVISQQKEASASVAIVPTSPGITNPATANNGNNKVHQVGARQTLFAIARLYNVSTTDLKKWNNLTSDDLQEGQTLVVTPPGNSSVTSTLNTVAIADKNEDKVATTVPASAPTTSPKPVIRREEIKSATASVATRDNSEVKEERTETRYTENLSRISESGMAEVMDKAEGNKYLALHKTAPVGTILQVKNTLNNQSVYVRVSGKLPENSTSDRVIIRVSKRAYQKLAATDSRFQVEVNYMP